The Spirosoma linguale DSM 74 genomic interval GCTTATCCCTTATTTAACACCGCCTACGAGCGGGAGTATCTTTCGTTGATGGATATAGATCCGGCCCGTATTGTGGATACCTGCACGACGCAGGTACGTTTCGAGCAATGTGTGCTGGCGAATACCGGCCACTGGTTTTATCCAAACAAGGCAGACATCAACGCGCTCCGCAAACACATCTTACCTAAACTACCTTCACCATCAGGAAAACGCAGCCGGGTGTACATGAGCCGTGCTGGGAGACGGCGAGTGCTCAACGAGCCTGATCTGATCGATTTGCTGCGACGCTATAACATTGAGGTGATTGAAGACAAGCCCCGTTCAGTAGCTGACCAGGTGGCTATCTACCAAAACGCCGAATTTATAATTGGTCCACACGGGGCCTCGTTTGTCAACATCCTCTGGTGCCAACCGGGTACCCATCTGTTTGAGTTGTTTACCCCAACCTATTTCCCCGATTTCTACCGAAATATGGCGGCGCAACTTGGCCTACGCTATTCGGCCTACTTTCATGGCGGGGCTGGAACGGGGGGGTGGGCTGACGGATTGGAAGACGACATATATATAGCAGTAGACGAGCTGGAACGGTGTTTGGAAAAAAATTTCAACAACAGCTACAACTGAATTTATAAACAAACAGTGTTCAGCTGCCTTAGGTATTCATATGCGCCTCTGCCGTTTTCCACACTCGTGAATGGTAAGATTGTTAAATGAAGCGCTAACTGCTTGAACTGTGAAAGCCTGAGAAAGATCAGGCATTCAGGTAATTAAGGTCACCTTATAGTCTTCTCAAACTGCTGACCTTTGATACACAGTATTTTCCAATCCAGTGATCTTGCCTGTTACGCTAAATGGGTTAAGCCCACGGATACAACAAGCGAGTCGCTTTGGGCAACTACAACCAACTTTTAACAATACTATCATGAAATCACTAGCACTCGTTTTCCTTTTCGTCTGCCTGATTATTAGCCCCTTTTATACGTATGCGCAAAGTGCAAATTAT includes:
- a CDS encoding hypothetical protein (KEGG: aeh:Mlg_2370 capsular polysaccharide biosynthesis protein-like protein), whose amino-acid sequence is MALPLSIRVSRFQSLHRKLKRFPAKLVKLVVGKGSRWYYRQLGYEFLDKPQTAYQLEPYQRLTYPANALSLSEIADLSNPAKVYFTAIQSATEPVSVWLLGQLNGALQQLPYGGIRSRKFVFCTDINTDDFFRNVLHLKKRHQLTTTTLIAPWSHYLDGVVWGGYFDFVMLVAGKLCRIKEAIPEAMFNEAIVAYPLFNTAYEREYLSLMDIDPARIVDTCTTQVRFEQCVLANTGHWFYPNKADINALRKHILPKLPSPSGKRSRVYMSRAGRRRVLNEPDLIDLLRRYNIEVIEDKPRSVADQVAIYQNAEFIIGPHGASFVNILWCQPGTHLFELFTPTYFPDFYRNMAAQLGLRYSAYFHGGAGTGGWADGLEDDIYIAVDELERCLEKNFNNSYN